From the genome of Coregonus clupeaformis isolate EN_2021a unplaced genomic scaffold, ASM2061545v1 scaf1843, whole genome shotgun sequence:
TCAAGTCTTGTAAGGACTAAGAATTGCTGCATTGACCAGAGGAAGAAAACAAACAAAAGCTATGGAGAACTCAACCCAAGTCAAGTTATTTTATCTCTTTGGCTTACAAGAGACATTTAACAACAAATCGGTCTATTTTATCTTGTCTCTTATCACATACCTTCTCATCATCACTTTGAATCTGACTCTGATCATAACAATCATTCAGGAGAAAGGTCTCCATGAGCCCATGTATATATTTCTGTGTAGTCTATGTGTCAATGGATTGTATGGAACTGCTGGTTTCTACCCCAAGTTCTTACTGGACCTTCAGTCAGATGTTCAGGTGATATCTTATGGTGGATGTTTTACTCAAGCCTATGTAATATACACATCTGTCCTGTGTGAAATGTCTACT
Proteins encoded in this window:
- the LOC123487870 gene encoding olfactory receptor 1D2-like; the protein is MENSTQVKLFYLFGLQETFNNKSVYFILSLITYLLIITLNLTLIITIIQEKGLHEPMYIFLCSLCVNGLYGTAGFYPKFLLDLQSDVQVISYGGCFTQAYVIYTSVLCEMSTLTVMSYDRYVAICRPLLYHNIVTSLTVRKLLLFAWLTLFDTLQGWISNVNITLNMRNAMAVQFLVIPPVLNPVIYGLNLQQIRK